A genomic segment from Acidimicrobiales bacterium encodes:
- the nuoF gene encoding NADH-quinone oxidoreductase subunit NuoF — MTVTDAPKIVTSRFGYDDGHTLARYEATGGYQALRTALGMTPAAVHDEVKTASLLGRGGAGFPAGVKWGLTPADVWPRYLVVNGDESEPGTYKDRLLMERDPHQLIEGILLACYAVGCGQAFLYVRGEMAFAQERLAEALNEAYAAGYVGRSILGSDFSVDVVLTWGAGAYIVGEETALIESLEGNRGMPRLKPPFFPAAKGLYMQPTIVNNVETLANLPWIVANGGAAFAALGAEGSKGTRVFAVSGHVRNPGVFEVEYGVTTFRDLIYAPVYAGGIRGDHTLKAFIPGGASAPWFFEEHLDLPLEKVAVDRAGSMLGSGAVVVMDDTTDAVKACLRVVRFFARESCGKCTPCREGTTWLETILQRILDGHGRPTDLDLLLDVSDNISPGIAWPPKQTTICPLGPSAVSPIASALGRFRPEFEAAIARAEDARMSVAVDLPRTPAHA; from the coding sequence ATGACGGTCACCGACGCACCGAAGATCGTCACCAGCCGGTTCGGCTACGACGACGGGCACACCCTGGCCCGCTACGAGGCCACCGGCGGCTACCAGGCGCTGCGCACGGCACTCGGCATGACGCCCGCCGCCGTCCACGACGAGGTGAAGACGGCCAGCCTGCTCGGTCGGGGCGGCGCGGGCTTCCCCGCCGGCGTCAAGTGGGGCCTCACCCCCGCCGACGTGTGGCCCCGCTACCTCGTCGTCAACGGCGACGAGAGCGAACCGGGGACCTACAAGGACCGCCTGCTCATGGAGCGCGACCCCCATCAGCTCATCGAGGGGATCCTGCTGGCGTGCTACGCCGTCGGGTGCGGACAGGCCTTCCTGTACGTCCGCGGCGAGATGGCCTTCGCCCAGGAGCGCCTGGCCGAGGCCCTGAACGAGGCCTACGCCGCCGGGTACGTGGGGCGCTCGATCCTCGGGTCGGACTTCTCCGTCGACGTCGTCCTCACCTGGGGCGCCGGCGCCTACATCGTGGGTGAGGAGACCGCCCTCATCGAGAGCCTCGAGGGCAACCGGGGCATGCCTCGCCTCAAGCCGCCGTTCTTCCCGGCTGCCAAGGGCCTCTACATGCAGCCGACCATCGTGAACAACGTGGAGACGCTGGCCAACCTCCCGTGGATCGTCGCCAACGGGGGAGCGGCGTTCGCCGCCCTCGGTGCCGAGGGCTCGAAGGGCACGCGGGTGTTCGCGGTGTCGGGCCACGTCCGCAACCCGGGCGTGTTCGAGGTCGAGTACGGGGTCACCACGTTCCGCGACCTCATCTACGCCCCGGTCTACGCCGGCGGCATCCGGGGGGACCACACCCTCAAGGCGTTCATCCCCGGCGGGGCGTCGGCCCCCTGGTTCTTCGAGGAGCACCTGGACCTCCCCCTCGAGAAGGTTGCCGTCGACCGCGCCGGCTCGATGCTCGGCTCGGGCGCGGTGGTCGTCATGGACGACACGACCGACGCCGTGAAGGCCTGCCTGCGGGTGGTGCGGTTCTTCGCTCGCGAGTCCTGCGGGAAGTGCACGCCGTGCCGGGAGGGCACGACCTGGTTGGAGACGATCCTCCAGAGGATCCTCGACGGCCACGGGCGGCCCACCGACCTCGATCTGCTCCTCGATGTCTCCGACAACATCTCCCCGGGCATCGCCTGGCCCCCGAAGCAGACGACCATCTGCCCGCTCGGCCCGTCCGCCGTCTCGCCCATCGCCTCGGCCCTGGGCCGGTTCCGTCCCGAGTTCGAGGCCGCCATCGCCCGCGCCGAGGACGCCCGGATGTCGGTCGCCGTCGACCTTCCCCGCACCCCCGCCCATGCCTGA
- a CDS encoding NADH-quinone oxidoreductase subunit B produces MSSETRPTGGLLDSGLEGLQHNFLTGTLEEFVKWSRARSVMPATFGLACCAIEMMAAGGPHYDLARYGMEVFRASPRQADLMIVAGRVSQKMAPVLRQIYDQMMEPKWVISMGVCASSGGMFNNYAIVQGVDQIVPVDVYAPGCPPTPETLMHAILTLHSKIRAGELTRRPGEGAGIVIEQHHDGAPTPVSLGRS; encoded by the coding sequence ATGTCGAGCGAGACCCGTCCGACCGGGGGACTGCTCGATTCAGGCCTCGAGGGGCTGCAGCACAACTTCCTCACCGGCACCCTCGAGGAGTTCGTGAAGTGGTCCCGGGCCCGCTCGGTGATGCCCGCCACGTTCGGCCTGGCCTGCTGCGCCATCGAGATGATGGCCGCCGGGGGCCCGCACTACGACCTCGCCCGCTACGGCATGGAGGTCTTCCGGGCCTCGCCCCGCCAGGCCGACCTGATGATCGTCGCCGGCCGCGTCTCGCAGAAGATGGCCCCGGTGCTGCGCCAGATCTACGACCAGATGATGGAGCCCAAGTGGGTCATCTCCATGGGCGTGTGCGCCTCGTCCGGGGGGATGTTCAACAACTACGCCATCGTCCAGGGGGTCGACCAGATCGTTCCCGTCGACGTGTACGCCCCCGGGTGCCCGCCCACCCCCGAGACGCTGATGCACGCCATCCTCACCCTGCACTCCAAGATCCGCGCCGGCGAGTTGACCAGGCGTCCCGGTGAGGGAGCCGGGATCGTCATCGAGCAGCACCACGACGGCGCCCCCACCCCCGTCTCGCTCGGGCGGAGCTGA
- a CDS encoding NADH-quinone oxidoreductase subunit D, with translation MTATDHAPPANVAQTAEGAQEMTGRAVLDAAERLREVGAVLRLSEAEAAAIEAEGAPDDETMLINMGPQHPSTHGVLRLMLELKGETVQRCKPIIGYLHTGMERTGEELTYLQGPTNVTRMDYAAPLFTELAFSLTVERLLDIEVPPRAMWIRMLMTEMNRISSHLLFMATNGMDLGAVSMMLYGWREREEALRFLQEVTGLRMNHNYIRPGGVAADLPDGWRDGVLRLLDLLPERLGEYETLMNNQPIWRDRLQGVGSITAEECMALGVTGPILRSTGYAWDLRRDMPYMGYDEVDFDVVVGTYGDCYDRFAIRLAEIRESMSIVRQCLDKMPKGDYRIQDKKVTPPPRARIDESMEALIHHFKIFTEGFKVPEGEAYVAVESPRGELGCYIVSDGSPNPYRMHVRAPSFVNLQSLPHMMHGGLIADGVACISSVDPILGEVDR, from the coding sequence ATGACCGCGACCGACCACGCCCCGCCGGCCAACGTCGCCCAGACCGCCGAGGGCGCCCAGGAGATGACCGGCCGCGCCGTGCTCGACGCCGCCGAGCGGCTGCGCGAGGTCGGAGCCGTGCTGCGCCTCTCCGAGGCCGAGGCGGCGGCGATCGAGGCGGAGGGCGCCCCCGACGACGAGACGATGCTCATCAACATGGGCCCGCAGCACCCGAGCACGCACGGGGTGCTGCGCCTGATGCTCGAGCTGAAGGGCGAGACCGTCCAGCGCTGCAAGCCGATCATCGGGTACCTGCACACGGGCATGGAGCGCACCGGGGAGGAGCTCACCTACCTCCAGGGGCCCACCAACGTCACCCGCATGGACTACGCCGCCCCGCTGTTCACCGAGCTGGCGTTCTCGCTCACCGTCGAGCGGCTGCTCGACATCGAGGTGCCGCCCCGGGCGATGTGGATCCGCATGCTCATGACCGAGATGAACCGCATCTCGTCGCACCTGCTCTTCATGGCCACGAACGGCATGGACCTCGGCGCCGTGTCGATGATGCTCTACGGGTGGCGGGAGCGCGAGGAGGCGCTGCGGTTCCTCCAGGAGGTCACCGGCCTGCGGATGAACCACAACTACATCCGCCCCGGCGGGGTCGCCGCCGACCTGCCCGACGGGTGGCGAGACGGCGTCCTGCGCCTGCTCGACCTCCTGCCCGAGCGGCTCGGCGAGTACGAGACGCTGATGAACAACCAGCCGATCTGGCGCGACCGCCTGCAGGGGGTGGGCTCCATCACCGCCGAGGAGTGCATGGCCCTCGGCGTGACCGGCCCGATCCTGCGCTCCACGGGCTACGCGTGGGACCTGCGTCGCGACATGCCCTACATGGGCTACGACGAGGTCGACTTCGACGTGGTGGTCGGCACCTACGGCGACTGCTACGACCGCTTCGCCATCCGACTCGCCGAGATCCGCGAGTCGATGTCGATCGTGCGCCAGTGCCTCGACAAGATGCCCAAGGGCGACTACCGCATCCAGGACAAGAAGGTCACCCCGCCCCCGAGGGCCCGGATCGACGAGTCGATGGAGGCGTTGATCCACCACTTCAAGATCTTCACGGAGGGCTTCAAGGTGCCCGAGGGCGAGGCCTACGTCGCCGTCGAGAGCCCTCGCGGCGAGCTCGGCTGCTACATCGTCAGCGACGGGAGCCCGAACCCCTACCGGATGCACGTGCGGGCCCCCAGCTTCGTCAACCTCCAGTCGCTGCCCCACATGATGCACGGAGGTCTCATCGCCGACGGGGTGGCCTGCATCTCCTCGGTCGACCCGATCCTCGGCGAGGTGGACCGCTGA
- a CDS encoding NADH-quinone oxidoreductase subunit C translates to MADDETASGPEEAPGEADHAPELRHGAPVVHSHGQQVLVVTREQYLDVVRALHDEGFHMCVDLTGVDYLTHPGRDLPAGIAPERFEVVVSLISHRRRERIRIRVQVPESDPVLPSLFGLYAGTEALERETFDMFGIAFDDHPDLTRILMPEDWVGHPLRKDYDPGRIPVQFKAAPASR, encoded by the coding sequence GTGGCCGACGACGAGACCGCATCCGGTCCGGAGGAGGCGCCGGGCGAGGCCGACCACGCGCCCGAGCTCCGGCACGGCGCGCCGGTCGTGCACTCCCACGGCCAGCAGGTGCTCGTCGTCACCCGGGAGCAGTACCTCGACGTGGTCCGGGCCCTGCACGACGAGGGCTTCCACATGTGCGTCGACCTCACCGGCGTCGACTACCTCACCCATCCGGGGCGCGACCTTCCGGCCGGCATCGCTCCCGAGCGCTTCGAGGTCGTGGTGTCGCTGATCTCCCACCGCCGCCGCGAGCGCATCCGCATCCGGGTGCAGGTGCCCGAGTCCGATCCGGTGCTGCCGTCACTGTTCGGCCTCTACGCCGGCACCGAGGCGCTCGAGCGTGAGACGTTCGACATGTTCGGGATCGCCTTCGACGACCATCCCGACCTCACCCGGATCCTCATGCCCGAGGACTGGGTCGGACACCCCCTGCGCAAGGACTACGACCCCGGCCGGATCCCCGTGCAGTTCAAAGCTGCGCCTGCCAGCCGCTGA
- a CDS encoding cytochrome c: protein MSVLSTVVIADVQRTIGIVIALVIIGAFAVAVIVNMRKGRAEVGSEVELAANRKPYMDDDELETKKLDRTLGLGLVVLAVIGITLPLYWLAEPGRQTGAVETFEETFVSRGEELYNVGANCAACHGPNGVGGVASFTVTSDGQYVATVSWKSPALDTVLFRYTREEVKSILIYGRGFSPMPAWGAEGGGPLTDQQLDNIIDYLFSIQLPAEEAARLRDEQIAKVCAPDAEGRCTIPDPGSPGGTRTYATLGEAIFNLGLYDGFAGGAYSCGRCHTKGWSYGQPEVSGGGAMGPSLRDGATLRQFPTAESQIEFVTNYQPFGTSYGVNGLSEGAMPGFGANPNVADPETAVLSPDQYMFTQEQIAAVVAYERSL, encoded by the coding sequence ATGTCCGTTCTGTCCACCGTCGTGATCGCCGATGTGCAGCGCACGATCGGCATCGTGATCGCCCTCGTCATCATCGGCGCGTTCGCGGTCGCCGTGATCGTCAACATGCGCAAGGGGCGGGCCGAGGTCGGCTCCGAGGTCGAGCTGGCGGCCAACCGCAAGCCGTACATGGACGACGACGAGCTCGAGACCAAGAAGCTCGACCGGACCCTCGGCCTCGGGCTGGTGGTGCTCGCCGTCATCGGCATCACCCTCCCGCTCTACTGGTTGGCCGAGCCGGGTCGCCAGACCGGGGCGGTCGAGACGTTCGAGGAGACGTTCGTGTCCCGGGGCGAGGAGCTCTACAACGTGGGCGCCAACTGCGCCGCCTGCCACGGCCCGAACGGTGTGGGCGGCGTGGCGTCGTTCACGGTGACCTCCGACGGGCAGTACGTCGCCACGGTGAGCTGGAAGTCGCCGGCGCTCGACACGGTGCTGTTCCGCTACACCCGTGAGGAGGTGAAGTCCATCCTCATCTACGGCCGGGGGTTCTCGCCGATGCCGGCGTGGGGTGCCGAGGGCGGTGGGCCGCTGACCGACCAGCAGCTCGACAACATCATCGACTACCTCTTCAGCATCCAGCTCCCCGCCGAGGAGGCGGCGCGCCTCCGCGACGAGCAGATCGCCAAGGTCTGCGCGCCCGACGCCGAGGGGCGCTGCACCATCCCCGACCCCGGGAGTCCCGGCGGGACGCGCACCTACGCCACCCTCGGCGAGGCGATCTTCAACCTCGGGCTCTACGACGGGTTCGCGGGCGGGGCCTACTCGTGCGGCCGGTGCCACACCAAGGGGTGGTCCTACGGCCAGCCCGAGGTGTCCGGCGGCGGGGCCATGGGCCCGAGCCTCCGCGACGGCGCCACGTTGCGCCAGTTCCCCACCGCCGAGTCGCAGATCGAGTTCGTGACGAACTACCAGCCCTTCGGCACGTCCTACGGCGTGAACGGGCTGTCCGAGGGGGCCATGCCCGGCTTCGGCGCCAACCCCAACGTCGCCGACCCGGAGACCGCCGTGCTCAGCCCTGACCAGTACATGTTCACCCAGGAGCAGATCGCTGCCGTGGTCGCCTACGAGCGGAGCCTCTGA
- the nuoI gene encoding NADH-quinone oxidoreductase subunit NuoI encodes MGYLGGFLVSIRQIGRKQRVTTEYPKEKAPKPIRVHGRHVLNRYEDGMEKCIGCELCAGVCPARCIYVRGADNPPDDPVSPGERYGYVYEINYLRCIHCDLCVEACPTEAITETKMFEFSFTNRSDAIYTKDELVVGDDGRPRHLPWEDWRPGEDEHTSAWMRATSPSGDARFEGTVGWSGELGYGLRAPEDAQEDKDRATTTMDFVDEGHGDHHDDHGDDHGDDHGDDHGDDHDGGGH; translated from the coding sequence ATGGGCTACCTCGGAGGGTTCCTCGTCAGCATCCGCCAGATCGGGCGCAAGCAGCGCGTCACCACCGAGTACCCGAAGGAGAAGGCGCCGAAGCCGATCCGGGTGCACGGCCGTCACGTCCTGAACCGGTACGAGGACGGGATGGAGAAGTGCATCGGGTGCGAGCTCTGCGCCGGTGTGTGCCCGGCGCGCTGCATCTACGTGCGCGGCGCCGACAACCCGCCCGACGACCCCGTCTCGCCGGGCGAGCGGTACGGCTACGTCTACGAGATCAACTACCTGCGCTGCATCCACTGCGACCTGTGCGTCGAGGCCTGCCCGACCGAGGCCATCACCGAGACGAAGATGTTCGAGTTCTCCTTCACCAACCGCTCCGACGCCATCTACACCAAGGACGAGCTGGTGGTCGGCGATGACGGGCGGCCGCGGCACCTGCCGTGGGAGGACTGGCGCCCCGGCGAGGACGAGCACACCTCGGCCTGGATGCGGGCCACGTCGCCCTCCGGCGACGCCCGTTTCGAGGGGACGGTCGGCTGGTCGGGCGAGCTCGGCTACGGCCTGCGGGCCCCCGAGGACGCCCAGGAGGACAAGGACCGCGCCACCACCACGATGGATTTCGTCGACGAGGGCCACGGCGACCACCATGACGACCACGGGGACGACCACGGGGACGACCACGGGGACGACCACGGGGACGACCACGACGGCGGGGGGCACTGA
- a CDS encoding NADH-quinone oxidoreductase subunit A translates to MAQYLPILMLLCLALVFAGLSRFASRLLAPRRPSLPKAAPYECGIVPGKEPPERFPVKFFLVAMIFIVFDIEIIFLFPYAVVHRELGAYGLVAVVIFVALVFESFVYLIGNGALDWGPVKRLREAAVVSPARTVSTTVRRVGTEGREPVAATTTEAA, encoded by the coding sequence ATGGCCCAGTACCTCCCGATCCTCATGCTCCTCTGCCTGGCCCTGGTGTTCGCCGGGCTGAGCCGGTTCGCGTCGAGGCTCCTGGCCCCCCGTCGTCCGTCGTTGCCGAAGGCGGCCCCCTACGAGTGCGGGATCGTGCCCGGCAAGGAGCCGCCGGAGCGGTTCCCGGTCAAGTTCTTCCTCGTGGCGATGATCTTCATCGTCTTCGACATCGAGATCATCTTCTTGTTCCCCTACGCCGTCGTGCACCGCGAGCTGGGCGCGTACGGCCTCGTGGCCGTCGTCATCTTCGTGGCGCTGGTGTTCGAGTCGTTCGTGTACCTGATCGGCAACGGCGCCCTCGACTGGGGCCCGGTCAAGCGGCTCCGCGAAGCGGCCGTGGTGTCGCCGGCCCGCACCGTCTCGACCACCGTCCGGCGGGTCGGCACCGAGGGCCGCGAGCCCGTTGCCGCCACGACCACCGAGGCGGCCTGA
- the nuoH gene encoding NADH-quinone oxidoreductase subunit NuoH, which produces MFGGDPLLAGDVDLTVVAIVAVKVLVVFVFLLLATMLMVWFERKVVSDMQNRVGPNLAGPFGILQTLADGTKFFFKEDLIPDRAERRVFILAPLLSVIPAFLLFSIVPIGGDFSDGGNGTVEIFGRETFLQLADPPIGILFALAMSSIAVYGVMLAGWSSGSKYPLLGSVRASAQMVSYEAALGLSVVAVVLVSGSLSTHDIVRSQSEAGWGVLPNWNVLLTGVVPFIVFLIASQAELNRPPFDLVEAEQELVGGFHTEYSSIRFALFFLAEFMNSVTMAAIIVTLFLGGPAGPAILGPPWLWGVFWFFLKVVLFLFAFVWVRATLPRVRYDQLMDLGWKVLIPLSLGWVLLLAIIGVAGDEDWNPFAVTIGSAVLFLVGWGLLRLAKATARERRLEGVVD; this is translated from the coding sequence ATGTTCGGAGGTGATCCCCTCCTGGCCGGCGACGTCGACCTGACCGTCGTGGCCATCGTCGCGGTCAAGGTGCTGGTCGTCTTCGTGTTCCTGCTCCTCGCCACGATGCTCATGGTCTGGTTCGAGCGCAAGGTCGTCAGCGACATGCAGAACCGGGTGGGCCCCAACCTGGCCGGCCCGTTCGGCATCCTCCAGACCCTGGCCGACGGCACCAAGTTCTTCTTCAAGGAGGACCTGATCCCCGACCGGGCCGAGCGCCGGGTCTTCATCCTCGCCCCGCTCCTGTCGGTGATCCCGGCGTTCCTCCTCTTCTCCATCGTCCCCATCGGGGGCGACTTCTCCGACGGCGGGAACGGCACGGTGGAGATCTTCGGACGCGAGACGTTCCTGCAGCTCGCCGACCCCCCCATCGGCATCCTCTTCGCCCTCGCCATGTCCTCGATCGCCGTGTACGGGGTCATGCTCGCCGGCTGGTCCTCGGGGTCGAAGTACCCGCTGCTCGGCTCCGTGCGGGCATCGGCCCAGATGGTGTCCTACGAGGCGGCTCTCGGCTTGTCGGTGGTGGCGGTGGTGCTGGTGAGCGGCTCGCTCAGCACCCACGACATCGTCCGCAGCCAGTCCGAGGCGGGGTGGGGCGTCCTGCCCAACTGGAACGTCCTGCTCACCGGGGTGGTGCCGTTCATCGTGTTCCTGATCGCCAGCCAGGCCGAGCTCAACCGCCCGCCGTTCGACCTCGTCGAGGCCGAGCAGGAGCTCGTGGGTGGGTTCCACACCGAGTACAGCTCGATCCGCTTCGCGCTCTTCTTCCTCGCCGAGTTCATGAACAGCGTCACCATGGCCGCCATCATCGTCACGCTGTTCCTGGGCGGACCCGCCGGGCCGGCCATCCTCGGCCCGCCGTGGCTGTGGGGCGTGTTCTGGTTCTTCCTCAAGGTGGTCCTGTTCCTCTTCGCCTTCGTGTGGGTGCGCGCCACGCTGCCCCGCGTCCGCTACGACCAGCTGATGGACCTCGGCTGGAAGGTCCTCATCCCGCTGTCGCTCGGGTGGGTCCTGCTGCTGGCGATCATCGGCGTGGCCGGCGACGAGGACTGGAACCCGTTCGCCGTCACCATCGGCTCGGCCGTGCTGTTCCTCGTGGGCTGGGGCCTCCTGCGCCTCGCCAAGGCCACGGCCCGGGAGCGGCGCCTCGAGGGGGTGGTCGACTGA
- the nuoG gene encoding NADH-quinone oxidoreductase subunit NuoG: MTVEIDGHEVVARPGELLIAAAERHGVYIPRFCYHERMQPVGMCRMCIVEVDTGRGPALQPSCMLSCTPGMKVDTESDTVKKVQDGILEFLLINHPLDCPVCDKGGECPLQDQTMAYGPGESRFVEEKRHKEKPIPISELVLLDRERCILCDRCTRFAKEVAGDPLIHFIHRGNNTEVNTFPDEPFSSYFSGNTVQICPVGALTATSYRFKARPWDLDKTESTCTACSVGCRISVESSRDRVLRYSGVDVDPVNWGWLCDKGRFGFEAVDAEGRLGDPLVRVGDDLQPARWADALDRAADALGKAGGPAAIGVIGGARLTNEDAYAWAKLAKGVLGTDNVDAQLGDGLPADVVLGLPKATIDDVCRPGGTVVLLAPDVKEELPVLFLRLRHALTEDRVRVVEVGARSSGLSDLVTTSLLYRPGEAGELVRALVAPADATREVAGVAAEAVNAARVVLAAADGPVTVVLGRPSVAEAADGVVEAADALLGGLPGVRFLSALRRGNVHGALDMGLAPGVLPGRVGLDEGREWFEEGWAAVPSAVGLDTRGILEAAADGRLDVLVLLGADPAVDFPDHDLAERALAGARTIIAVDTFLTDSSRRADVVLAAAGFAEKAGTTTNLEGRVSALTQRVTPPGTARADWMIAAELAFRLGADLGLESIEGVWDEIERLAPSHRGVTREVLLAVGGADGVVVPLPADPAPVDEVATPAADTEDGAPADDGAADDGAADEDAVEEQEAPAAAAERPTCLVHTPGSATSPPPVDAYSLRLVATRKLYDLGTQVQAAPSLAPLAPGTVVRINPYDFDRLGVGVGDRVLVRSARETFTLPVVADPGVPRGAAALVVNQPDVRVTDLVDGGAKVTELRIETAP, from the coding sequence GTGACCGTCGAGATCGACGGCCACGAGGTCGTCGCCCGCCCCGGCGAGCTGCTCATCGCCGCCGCCGAGCGCCACGGCGTCTACATCCCCCGCTTCTGCTACCACGAGCGGATGCAGCCGGTCGGCATGTGCCGGATGTGCATCGTCGAGGTCGACACCGGCCGTGGACCGGCGCTGCAGCCGAGCTGCATGCTCTCGTGCACCCCCGGCATGAAGGTCGACACCGAGTCCGACACCGTCAAGAAGGTCCAGGACGGCATCCTCGAGTTCCTGCTCATCAACCACCCTCTCGACTGCCCGGTGTGCGACAAGGGCGGCGAGTGCCCCCTCCAGGACCAGACGATGGCGTACGGACCGGGGGAGAGCCGCTTCGTCGAGGAGAAGCGCCACAAGGAGAAGCCGATCCCGATCAGCGAGCTCGTGCTGCTCGACCGGGAGCGCTGCATCCTGTGTGACCGGTGCACCCGCTTCGCCAAGGAGGTCGCCGGCGACCCCCTCATCCACTTCATCCACCGGGGCAACAACACCGAGGTCAACACCTTCCCCGACGAGCCGTTCTCGTCCTACTTCAGCGGCAACACCGTGCAGATCTGCCCGGTCGGGGCGCTGACCGCCACGAGCTACCGCTTCAAGGCCCGCCCGTGGGACCTCGACAAGACCGAGTCCACGTGCACCGCCTGTTCGGTCGGCTGTCGCATCTCGGTCGAGTCGTCGCGTGACCGCGTCCTGCGCTACTCCGGCGTCGACGTGGATCCGGTCAACTGGGGCTGGCTCTGCGACAAGGGGCGCTTCGGCTTCGAGGCCGTCGACGCCGAGGGACGGCTCGGGGACCCGCTGGTCCGTGTCGGCGACGACCTGCAGCCGGCTCGCTGGGCCGACGCCCTCGACCGGGCCGCCGACGCGCTGGGCAAGGCCGGCGGTCCCGCCGCGATCGGGGTGATCGGCGGCGCCCGGCTCACCAACGAGGACGCGTACGCGTGGGCCAAGCTCGCCAAGGGCGTCCTCGGCACCGACAACGTCGACGCGCAGCTCGGGGACGGCCTTCCCGCCGACGTGGTGCTCGGCCTGCCGAAGGCCACGATCGACGACGTCTGCCGGCCCGGCGGCACGGTGGTCCTGCTGGCCCCCGACGTGAAGGAGGAGCTCCCCGTGCTCTTCCTGCGCCTCCGCCATGCGCTCACCGAGGACCGTGTCCGGGTGGTCGAGGTCGGGGCGCGCTCGAGCGGCCTCTCCGACCTGGTCACCACCTCGCTCCTCTACCGGCCGGGGGAGGCGGGCGAGCTGGTTCGGGCCCTGGTCGCTCCCGCCGACGCCACCCGCGAGGTCGCGGGCGTCGCCGCCGAGGCCGTCAACGCCGCCCGCGTCGTGCTGGCCGCCGCCGACGGCCCCGTCACCGTCGTCCTCGGTCGCCCGTCGGTGGCCGAGGCCGCCGACGGCGTGGTCGAGGCCGCCGACGCCCTGCTCGGAGGGCTGCCCGGGGTCCGGTTCCTGTCGGCCCTGCGCCGGGGCAACGTGCACGGTGCGCTCGACATGGGCCTGGCTCCCGGCGTCCTGCCGGGTCGGGTCGGCCTCGACGAGGGGCGCGAGTGGTTCGAGGAGGGCTGGGCGGCGGTGCCGTCGGCCGTCGGCCTGGACACCCGGGGCATCCTCGAGGCCGCCGCGGACGGTCGCCTCGACGTCCTGGTCCTGCTCGGTGCCGATCCGGCGGTCGACTTCCCCGACCACGACCTCGCCGAGCGGGCGTTGGCGGGTGCGCGGACGATCATCGCCGTCGACACCTTCCTCACCGATTCATCGCGTCGCGCCGACGTCGTGCTGGCTGCCGCGGGCTTCGCCGAGAAGGCCGGCACGACCACGAACCTCGAGGGCCGGGTGAGCGCGTTGACCCAGCGGGTCACGCCCCCGGGCACGGCGCGGGCCGACTGGATGATCGCCGCCGAGCTGGCCTTCCGCCTCGGCGCCGACCTCGGCCTCGAGTCGATCGAGGGCGTGTGGGACGAGATCGAGCGGTTGGCCCCCTCCCACCGGGGCGTCACCCGTGAGGTGTTGCTGGCCGTCGGTGGTGCCGACGGTGTCGTCGTCCCCCTCCCCGCCGACCCCGCGCCCGTCGACGAGGTCGCGACGCCCGCCGCCGACACCGAGGACGGAGCGCCCGCCGACGACGGAGCCGCCGACGACGGAGCCGCCGACGAGGATGCCGTCGAGGAGCAGGAGGCGCCCGCTGCGGCCGCCGAGCGCCCGACGTGCCTCGTCCACACGCCGGGCTCGGCGACGAGCCCGCCCCCGGTCGACGCCTACTCGCTGCGCCTCGTCGCCACCCGCAAGCTCTACGACCTCGGCACGCAGGTGCAGGCCGCTCCCTCGCTGGCCCCGTTGGCACCCGGCACCGTCGTGCGCATCAACCCGTACGACTTCGACCGCCTCGGCGTCGGCGTCGGCGACCGGGTCCTCGTCCGGTCGGCCCGAGAGACCTTCACGCTTCCCGTGGTCGCCGATCCGGGCGTGCCCCGCGGCGCCGCCGCCCTCGTCGTCAACCAGCCCGATGTCCGGGTCACCGACCTCGTCGACGGCGGGGCAAAGGTCACCGAGCTGCGCATCGAGACCGCCCCGTGA
- a CDS encoding NAD(P)H-dependent oxidoreductase subunit E has product MARLTPANVALAHEIVGRYPRPKSALIPLLHLAQEQDGHVTGDAMAHIAELVDVTPAEVYGTASFYEMFKFEPVGRYMVNICTNISCQLMGGEELLHHAEQRLGIVPGQTTADGLFTIEDVECIAACTEAPCLQVNYRYFHRITHDEFDTLVDDLAAGRRDDIPPHGTLARVRQQIPADRRAGSVAPEATEVPVWMTAPEEAQA; this is encoded by the coding sequence ATGGCCCGCCTCACCCCTGCCAACGTCGCCCTGGCCCATGAGATCGTGGGCCGCTACCCCCGACCCAAGTCGGCGCTCATCCCGCTGCTGCACCTGGCCCAGGAGCAGGACGGCCACGTCACGGGCGACGCCATGGCCCACATCGCCGAGCTGGTCGACGTCACCCCGGCCGAGGTCTACGGCACGGCCAGCTTCTACGAGATGTTCAAGTTCGAGCCGGTGGGCCGCTACATGGTCAACATCTGCACGAACATCTCCTGCCAGCTCATGGGAGGCGAGGAGCTCCTGCACCACGCGGAGCAGCGACTCGGGATCGTCCCCGGCCAGACCACCGCCGACGGTCTCTTCACCATCGAGGACGTGGAGTGCATCGCCGCCTGCACCGAGGCCCCGTGCCTGCAGGTGAACTACCGCTACTTCCACCGGATCACCCACGACGAGTTCGACACCCTCGTGGACGACCTCGCCGCCGGGCGCCGTGACGACATCCCGCCCCACGGCACCCTGGCCCGGGTCCGCCAGCAGATCCCCGCCGATCGCCGCGCCGGGTCCGTCGCTCCCGAAGCCACCGAGGTCCCCGTGTGGATGACCGCCCCCGAGGAGGCGCAGGCCTGA